From the Methanocaldococcus fervens AG86 genome, the window TATTCAAAAAAAGAGAAAAAACATCCCATGAAATATATAAAAAAACAAAACCCATTTTTTACTTACTTTTGGAGCAATACCTCAAATATTCATCCTATGAGCTTAAAAAAAATATTAAAAAAATTTTAGAAAAAGAAGAGTTTGATGTAATTCACGCTAATAATTTAGAATCTATTTTAGCTTTAAATAATATAAAGACATCTGCCAAAAAAATTGCTCATTTAAGAGATTTTAGTTTATTTTGTTATAATAGAGGTTTAAACAATAAAGGTAATCTTTGCTGTGGATGTTCAGAAAACAACTTAAAGAGTTGTATGGATGCTAAGGGGTTTGTTAATAGATTACTACTTATTGAAATGAGAAAAAGAGTTAATAATCTGCATGGATTATCATCTTTTAATTTACTAATTGCAATAAGCAAATTTGTTAGACAACAATATGTTAATATTTTAGGAGCTGACGAAAATAGAATAGAAGTTTTATACAATCCTATATCCAATGATATTATTTCAAATTTATCTAAAGAAGAAGCAAGGAAATTATTAAATTTACCGGAAGATAAGAAGATTGTTTTATTTGTTGGAAGTTTAACAGAAAAAAAAGGAGCTCACTTAATTCCTAAGATTGCTGAGAAATTAAAAGATTATTTATTTATTGTTATTGGAGATGGGGTGTTAAAAGGCTTATTTTTAAAAAATAAATGGAATAACATAATTTATCTTGGACATTTGCCAATTTCGGAACTTAGACATTATTATAGAGCATCAGATATTTTATTAGTCCCTTCTCTTTGGTATGAACCATTTGGCAGGGTTGTTTTAGAAGGGGCATATAATGGATGTTATGTTATTGGTAGCAATAGAGGAGGAATCCCTGAAGTTATAGATTGGTTAAAATGTGGGGTTTATATCGAGCCAACTGTTGAAAATTTTGTAATGGAAATAAAAAAGTTTAATGA encodes:
- a CDS encoding glycosyltransferase translates to MKFLFVAEYFPPFVMGGAEISLKILVDELVKNGHEVVVLTPNYSSFKTEIGKKDNLRIIRFKSFRSFLFKKREKTSHEIYKKTKPIFYLLLEQYLKYSSYELKKNIKKILEKEEFDVIHANNLESILALNNIKTSAKKIAHLRDFSLFCYNRGLNNKGNLCCGCSENNLKSCMDAKGFVNRLLLIEMRKRVNNLHGLSSFNLLIAISKFVRQQYVNILGADENRIEVLYNPISNDIISNLSKEEARKLLNLPEDKKIVLFVGSLTEKKGAHLIPKIAEKLKDYLFIVIGDGVLKGLFLKNKWNNIIYLGHLPISELRHYYRASDILLVPSLWYEPFGRVVLEGAYNGCYVIGSNRGGIPEVIDWLKCGVYIEPTVENFVMEIKKFNESKLKELKLEKYNYYNEFMKLLKQV